One window from the genome of Desulforamulus ruminis DSM 2154 encodes:
- a CDS encoding CBS domain-containing protein encodes MMTVGCVYRILDTTPNLINQNATNQEVIDTLIQKGSPFMHSIYVVDDDERLTGIITLQIVLDSIMLRLGYTPQNIKITETLFKYSIFGSAKDIMKHALGIYVKKETSLEEALKLMADYKLSQLPVINDDRKVIGDLNIFEVLKHIY; translated from the coding sequence ATGATGACAGTAGGATGTGTTTATAGAATTTTAGATACCACTCCCAACTTAATCAACCAAAACGCAACCAATCAAGAAGTCATTGATACCCTAATACAAAAAGGATCTCCTTTTATGCATTCAATTTATGTTGTTGATGATGATGAGCGATTAACGGGGATCATAACACTGCAGATTGTTTTAGACAGCATTATGCTTCGTTTAGGATATACTCCGCAAAATATTAAAATCACTGAAACACTTTTTAAATATTCGATTTTCGGGTCGGCAAAGGACATTATGAAGCATGCCCTAGGTATCTATGTAAAAAAAGAAACTTCATTAGAGGAAGCCTTGAAACTAATGGCTGATTATAAATTAAGTCAACTACCGGTAATTAATGATGATCGAAAGGTGATTGGGGACTTAAATATTTTTGAGGTGCTAAAGCACATTTACTAA
- a CDS encoding DUF1538 family protein, whose amino-acid sequence MIRCLAMMKIGLGLFLLGVTAVMLPLGEIIGSELPQRDSFITWSVKSGRDCLPKNP is encoded by the coding sequence TTGATCCGATGTCTGGCAATGATGAAAATCGGTCTCGGGTTATTCCTCCTAGGAGTAACGGCTGTGATGTTACCCTTAGGAGAAATAATCGGTTCCGAACTACCCCAACGGGATTCTTTTATCACTTGGAGTGTAAAAAGTGGTAGGGATTGTCTGCCTAAGAATCCTTAA